The Halorhabdus rudnickae region TGATGATGCCCGTCGAGTGTGACGTCCGTGTCTTCGAGGAACTCGATCGCCTGCTCGGTGCGGGCCAGCGACTGGTCCCCGAAGCCGTCGTGGGCGAACTCGAAGATCTTTCGGCAGGCGCCGGCGAGGAAGCCACCGCCGCGAGTGTCGGTCGCGACCTCGTCGAGCGCTGTACGGTCCGCGAACACGAGGCTGACTATGCCGACGACGCGGTGCTTGAACTCGCCCGTACCGAGGGCGCCTACGCCGTCACCAACGATGGGCCGCTCAAAGAACGGCTGCTT contains the following coding sequences:
- a CDS encoding PIN domain-containing protein; protein product: MSAVLDTNALMMPVECDVRVFEELDRLLGAGQRLVPEAVVGELEDLSAGAGEEATAASVGRDLVERCTVREHEADYADDAVLELARTEGAYAVTNDGPLKERLLAANCPVIGLRGQNKLAITQL